A genomic segment from Idiomarina piscisalsi encodes:
- a CDS encoding GIY-YIG nuclease family protein produces MFWFVYILKCSDNTYYTGVTKDLKRRVEEHNGDDKKGAKYTKSRRPVRLFWSEPHESRSSACQREAAIKRMRRTEKVALASRV; encoded by the coding sequence ATGTTTTGGTTTGTTTACATTCTTAAGTGCTCTGACAATACATACTACACCGGCGTTACAAAGGATCTAAAACGACGTGTTGAGGAGCATAATGGTGATGACAAAAAAGGCGCTAAATACACGAAAAGCCGTCGACCGGTTCGTTTATTTTGGTCCGAGCCACATGAATCACGTTCATCTGCCTGCCAAAGAGAAGCGGCGATAAAACGAATGAGGCGAACTGAAAAAGTCGCACTAGCCAGTCGCGTTTAA
- a CDS encoding FUSC family protein has translation MKDKLAQWGFDYVRLRFGFRTGVAACLSLLFAWTLGLEHPQWSAMTVWAVSQPTRGLLIEKAAYRALGTLLGTLFGMVLVVTSGGDILWLVTGLTLWVTLCVYTGNLLHGLISYGTILAGYSASMVVLLTQSPDALIPLGIDRLLTVFVGIICSLIIGFLFTYKRAEQTIINELRRYTAANLYELSQAFSSPEKTQIQLDKKLSELAHLESQLLDHGTGSVSAHDSAKTIRQVINAQLGFIAELQIQGFEKNIEVSTYLHEASNKIKASVHRKDILSALNNAFKTMTNGAVKRRFKEFIDATEERLSFKDTGKTANSTLLSTTLLHRDWRGARHSAIRTFIILAIIGTLWWYTHWFQMAYLMLGASVMLTLFSTADNPALTMKYVFFGQSVGALTAILIQVGIWQFSHSVFWMLIAIMPIILLGGFPMSHQKTANGSMDFNLVFLLLMQPSVPYIFNLSHSITIALAVISAPLLAMFAYRIIYPTSLKKRYNQLFDLLEKEIEELNQTSLTLSQYKRRKARFYHRIFKLTQLADKLAIKDKSPIIQQLLEGQNRLNATG, from the coding sequence TTGAAAGACAAGTTAGCGCAATGGGGGTTTGACTACGTCCGTTTACGGTTTGGCTTTCGAACCGGCGTTGCAGCCTGTCTGTCTCTTCTTTTTGCCTGGACGTTAGGCCTGGAGCACCCTCAGTGGTCCGCTATGACGGTTTGGGCGGTATCGCAACCAACCCGCGGGCTCCTTATAGAAAAAGCCGCATACCGGGCATTAGGCACTTTGCTCGGCACATTATTTGGAATGGTGCTAGTGGTTACCTCAGGCGGTGATATTCTTTGGTTAGTTACAGGGCTCACATTGTGGGTAACGCTGTGTGTTTACACGGGCAATCTTCTGCATGGGCTTATCTCCTACGGTACGATTTTGGCGGGCTACTCGGCCTCTATGGTGGTGCTTCTAACCCAAAGCCCGGATGCCCTTATTCCGCTAGGTATTGACCGCCTGCTGACCGTTTTTGTGGGAATTATCTGTTCATTGATTATTGGTTTTCTATTCACTTATAAACGTGCAGAACAGACCATAATAAATGAATTACGTCGATATACTGCAGCCAATCTCTATGAGTTGAGCCAAGCGTTCTCATCGCCAGAAAAGACCCAAATTCAATTGGATAAAAAGCTGTCAGAACTTGCTCACCTAGAATCACAACTGCTTGATCACGGCACGGGCTCCGTCAGTGCTCACGATTCAGCCAAAACCATTCGTCAGGTTATCAATGCCCAGCTCGGTTTTATTGCCGAGCTGCAGATACAAGGCTTTGAAAAAAACATAGAAGTAAGTACATACTTACATGAGGCGTCAAATAAAATAAAAGCATCCGTACATCGAAAAGATATTTTAAGCGCATTAAATAATGCCTTCAAAACGATGACCAACGGTGCTGTAAAACGCCGCTTTAAAGAGTTTATCGACGCAACCGAAGAGCGTTTATCATTCAAAGACACCGGAAAAACGGCAAATTCGACACTGCTCTCTACAACTCTGTTGCACAGAGATTGGCGCGGCGCACGTCACTCTGCGATTAGAACTTTCATTATACTAGCCATAATTGGTACGTTGTGGTGGTACACCCACTGGTTTCAAATGGCTTATTTAATGCTGGGCGCGTCGGTTATGTTGACCCTGTTTTCAACCGCCGATAACCCTGCACTCACTATGAAATACGTATTTTTCGGGCAAAGTGTCGGCGCACTAACCGCCATACTGATTCAAGTGGGTATTTGGCAGTTCAGTCATTCTGTTTTTTGGATGCTAATAGCGATTATGCCTATTATTCTACTGGGTGGTTTCCCCATGTCCCATCAAAAAACGGCCAATGGCAGCATGGATTTCAACTTAGTTTTTTTACTGCTCATGCAACCGAGCGTGCCCTATATATTCAATTTGAGCCACTCAATAACCATTGCATTAGCAGTTATATCTGCGCCACTTTTAGCAATGTTCGCTTATCGAATTATTTATCCAACCAGCTTGAAAAAGCGCTATAACCAACTGTTTGACTTACTGGAAAAGGAAATCGAAGAACTAAACCAAACGTCACTTACATTGAGCCAATACAAACGCCGCAAAGCACGATTTTACCATCGTATATTTAAGCTCACTCAATTAGCGGACAAGCTCGCAATAAAGGACAAAAGTCCTATTATTCAACAATTACTGGAAGGCCAGAACCGGTTAAACGCGACTGGCTAG
- the gloA gene encoding lactoylglutathione lyase: MSRHFDEAKGLSENHDPATHDFVFNQTMFRIKDPERTLKFYSDVLGMTLVKRLDFPEMKFTLYFMASMSPEERSDWSTDHDKRIEQTFGRPAMLELTHNWGDENDDSVSYHSGNEEPKGFGHIGFAVPDIDAACERFEEMGVEFQKRPNDGNMKGIAFIKDPDGYWIEIFTPERQPELLKEHL; this comes from the coding sequence ATGAGCAGACATTTCGATGAAGCAAAAGGTTTATCTGAAAACCATGACCCAGCGACACATGATTTTGTGTTCAACCAAACCATGTTTCGCATTAAAGATCCGGAGCGCACGTTAAAATTCTACAGCGATGTGTTGGGTATGACGTTGGTCAAACGGCTGGACTTCCCGGAAATGAAATTCACGCTGTATTTTATGGCATCTATGTCCCCGGAGGAACGCAGTGACTGGTCAACGGACCACGATAAGCGCATCGAGCAAACCTTTGGTCGCCCGGCCATGTTGGAATTGACTCACAACTGGGGCGACGAAAACGATGATTCTGTTTCGTACCACAGCGGTAATGAAGAGCCTAAAGGCTTTGGCCATATCGGCTTCGCCGTACCCGATATTGACGCCGCCTGTGAGCGTTTTGAAGAAATGGGTGTGGAATTTCAGAAGCGCCCAAACGACGGTAATATGAAAGGCATTGCCTTCATTAAAGACCCAGACGGCTACTGGATTGAGATATTTACGCCAGAGCGTCAGCCTGAGTTACTCAAAGAGCATTTATAA
- a CDS encoding phosphatase domain-containing putative toxin: MVKAFVNVLVLMSTVLVSMNAHAGIESPKQVSDNLWVMGTPSDEQLSEFANNGSEVVINLLSHKEMKDSNEAAIVTKNGMAYYHVPVNGADGVTLANARMVDRILLKNSDKNVLVHCASSNRVGALMALRAGWLDGMSVDDAIAVGKKHGMTSLEGKVKGMLSE; encoded by the coding sequence ATGGTAAAAGCTTTCGTTAATGTATTAGTACTGATGAGTACGGTTTTAGTTTCAATGAATGCTCATGCAGGCATAGAGTCACCTAAACAAGTCTCTGATAACCTTTGGGTTATGGGTACTCCGTCAGACGAACAATTGTCTGAGTTTGCAAACAATGGAAGTGAAGTGGTTATTAATTTGCTGTCTCATAAGGAAATGAAGGACAGCAACGAAGCGGCTATTGTGACTAAAAATGGCATGGCGTATTACCATGTTCCGGTTAATGGCGCTGACGGTGTGACGCTGGCAAATGCTCGTATGGTTGATCGCATATTACTGAAAAACAGTGACAAGAACGTTTTAGTCCATTGTGCGTCAAGTAATCGAGTGGGTGCATTAATGGCATTACGCGCAGGTTGGTTAGACGGTATGTCAGTTGATGATGCTATTGCTGTTGGTAAAAAACATGGTATGACGTCTTTGGAAGGTAAAGTGAAAGGTATGTTGTCTGAATAG